Within Bdellovibrio bacteriovorus HD100, the genomic segment TGGATGAAGCCAAATTGAAATTTGAAGAATTCCATTTTGAAAACGGACTTCTGACTCACAAACCCTCCAGCAAATCCATGACTTGGCTTGACGCTGTTAAACAAGCTTACTTCAACCGTCTATCTTTGGGCGAGTACGCTCACTTTAAAACCGAGGGCCTTGGTTTTGACAAAAAGACCAGCCAAGGGACGCCGTTTAAGTATTTCACCAACGGTGTTGCCGTCAGTGAAGTGCAGGTGGATCTGTTCACAGGTGAGTATAAAGTTCTTCGTACCGACATCCTGATGGACCTGGGCCGCCGAATCAATCCGGGTATCGACAAGGGCCAAGTCACGGGTGCGTTCGTGCAAGGCATGGGCTGGGTGACTTCTGAAAAACTTTTCCACAACAAAGAGGGAAAACTTTTAAGCCACTCCCCAACCACTTATAAGATCCCGAACGTGCAAGACACGCCAAGGGTGTTTAATGTGGAATTCATTGAAAACCACGAGAACCGCGAAAACGTCCACCGCTCCAAAGCCGTGGGGGAACCGCCGTTCTTATTGGGAATCAGCGTATGGACTGCTTTGAAAGACGCCGCTAATGCCAAAAGCAAAGGCCTGATTTCGACCCTGAAGTCCCCGGCCACCCCGGAAGAAATGCTGATGGAGATCGCCCGTCATGAGTAAAATGAACTTTGAAGACTATCTGTCCGCGATGAAGTCCCTGCAGGACGCTGGAAAGTCCTTTGTCAGCGTGACACTGGTAAAACAACAAGGATCCTCGCCCCAAGACGTGGGCGCTCGGGCGCTCGTGTCGGCCGACGGATTGGAATACGGCACCGTGGGCGGTGGCAAAGTTGAAAAACGCGCTATTGAAGAAGCCCAGAAAATGATCCGCGAAAAGATCCATCATCACTACGCCGACTGGAATCTGCAAAAAGATATCGGCATGACCTGCGGTGGTGTGGTCAGCTTCTTCTTTGAATTCTTTGAATACAACCACCCGTTCAACATCTGGGTGTTCGGTGCCGGCCACATTGCCCAGGAACTGGTGCGCCTGTTGATGCGTCTGGATTGCAAGATCACGTGCGTGGATCCGCGCCAGGAATGGATCGACAAACTTCCGACCTCCAGTCGTCTGACCACAATTTGCACCGAGGACATGAAGGGCCTGGTTTCCCGCATTCCGGAAAAGTCCTTTGTGACTTTGATGACCATGGGCCATGGCACTGACCT encodes:
- the xdhC gene encoding xanthine dehydrogenase accessory protein XdhC codes for the protein MSKMNFEDYLSAMKSLQDAGKSFVSVTLVKQQGSSPQDVGARALVSADGLEYGTVGGGKVEKRAIEEAQKMIREKIHHHYADWNLQKDIGMTCGGVVSFFFEFFEYNHPFNIWVFGAGHIAQELVRLLMRLDCKITCVDPRQEWIDKLPTSSRLTTICTEDMKGLVSRIPEKSFVTLMTMGHGTDLPILVEVMKQRDRFAYVGNIGSDQKARRLRQDLIDAGIAQESLDKFHCPMGESFGTNAPVEIAFSIVAQILKTRDLVL